From the genome of Pseudomonas mohnii:
GCAGCTTGCGGGTCTCGGCGTTGATCAGGTTTTTCGAATAATCGAGAAACAGGCCGCAGCTGCTGAGGGTGAATTGGGTAAAGCGCTGCGGGTCGGCATTGAAGGCCTCGCGCATGCTGAAATCCTGCATGGCCTGGCGGTGGTCATTCAACGCTTGCCAGGCAGGCAGAGCGGTAACGTCATGAGGGGTGCGGTAGTACGCCATCGCTGCGGGTTTCCTTTTTACTTGAACGGCTTTTATGACACTGAAAGTCCCGGAATGTCTCGGCCACATTGTGGACGAAGTCCGGTCAGCCTGCGTGCACACGATTAAATAGCGCAGACCGGTAACAGTAAACCTCGCGGGTTGATCTGTCTTGGCTTTGTCTGACCTGCGACCGGTACTTTTTTATACCGGTACGGCAGGCGAGGACAATAGAGAGGGGTCCGGGGTGGAGAATGGCGGGTTCGATCAGGCGACCTGAACCGGAACGGCGTTGCTGGTGTGGCTCAGTTCATTGCCCGGTGCCATGTAGAGCATGCGCGGCTTGAAATTGAGCAATTCGGCTTCGCTGTAATGGGCGTAAGCGCAGATGATCACGCGATCGCCGACCTTGGCCTTGTGCGCGGCGGCACCGTTAACCGAGATCATGCGCGAACCTTCTTCGCCACGGATGGCGTAGGTGGTGAAGCGCTCGCCGTTGTCGACGTTGTAAATCTGGATCTGTTCGTACTCACGAATGCCGGACAAATCCAGCCATTCGCCGTCGATGGCGCAGGAGCC
Proteins encoded in this window:
- the panD gene encoding aspartate 1-decarboxylase produces the protein MHAIMLKAKLHRAEVTHAVLDYEGSCAIDGEWLDLSGIREYEQIQIYNVDNGERFTTYAIRGEEGSRMISVNGAAAHKAKVGDRVIICAYAHYSEAELLNFKPRMLYMAPGNELSHTSNAVPVQVA